The Raphanus sativus cultivar WK10039 chromosome 6, ASM80110v3, whole genome shotgun sequence sequence AAACCTAACAACTCTTCACTGGTCACCAACCCCATCGTCATCCTCCTCAGCTCATCTCCATATGGATCTTCTCCAACACAAGCCAATGCACTCAGGTCCACCACTGTACCTTCTCTGTTCTCCAAGTCCACACTCTCTTCCTTATCCTCAATCTTGAAGTTCTGATTGGAACCATCTCTAATCTTTGGAGGATgacctctctttctcttcccTGGATTCGACTCCGTGGAGATTCCCAAGTCGCTAGGGTTCATAATCTTTCTCGGCCGCCCTGGCCTCTTTCTCCTTTCATCACCGGCGTTTCCCTGAACCGAATCAAAATACGGATTCTGATACACAATGCTGTTACTATGGATAGGAAACGAGATCAGCGGCTGACCTTCGACATCGACTTcagcctcttcttcctctttcgtATGAGCCGAATCGACTGAGAACAGAGATCTGAGAAGCGACGCCACTTCTTCGCGGGACGAATCGTCTCTTTGCCGTTGCGGAGAAGGAGGTTTAGGTGGCGGAGGGTGGCGCGCGAGGCGGAGGCGGAGAAACGTCTGTTTTCGACTACCGGCGGACTCATTGAATACGGACCGATCGATTTTCGGCGTTAAATCGTCGTCTCCGCCGGCGGAAGCGAGAGAGGACGAAGACGACGACGTGGAGAGAGGGGAGCAGCGAGAGAGCGCGCGGAGTTCTGACTGGGATAAGAGTCGTGTATCGATTAACGGCAACGAATCGGCGGTTAGACGGTCTCCAGAGCCACCGTTGAAGTTACGGTTGTTGTTTCCTAGGTTTCCGTCGTCCATGGGAGTCACCACCACCGTGAACACGTCAGACGCTAACGACGGATCAACACAGCATTCAATTTTAATTGTTCGCTCTGACTCGCTTCCCGGTTTGCTTTATCCAATTATCGGTTAGACTGGCTA is a genomic window containing:
- the LOC108812890 gene encoding methyl-CpG-binding domain-containing protein 8 isoform X1, with product MDDGNLGNNNRNFNGGSGDRLTADSLPLIDTRLLSQSELRALSRCSPLSTSSSSSSLASAGGDDDLTPKIDRSVFNESAGSRKQTFLRLRLARHPPPPKPPSPQRQRDDSSREEVASLLRSLFSVDSAHTKEEEEAEVDVEGQPLISFPIHSNSIVYQNPYFDSVQGNAGDERRKRPGRPRKIMNPSDLGISTESNPGKRKRGHPPKIRDGSNQNFKIEDKEESVDLENREGTVVDLSALACVGEDPYGDELRRMTMGLVTSEELLGFLEEMNGDWVNAGKRNKVVKACDYGGYLPRGWKLMLCIKKQGSNLWLACHRYISPDGHEFANCKEVATYVQALIDSRSKNQLNSLQPENKTREQPVMANEPVVDSSDSASETTLERKRTSSEVCDEDTTDPVKTRLVEEDDKGISAANFANGDNMENVAALSNSEAQFGEKDARLFI